The following nucleotide sequence is from Oscillospiraceae bacterium.
ACAGAAGAAACAGATGAAGAGCTCGAAGAGTTTAATGAAGCGGCAGGCGGCGTCACAGTTGACGGAAGAGTGGTAACGGCAATGATATTGCTGAGCGAAGAGATGTTTCCGCTGTAATCTTTTGCCCGGATATAAAATTGATAGGAAGAAGAAGCGGTAAGTCCGCTCACCATGAAACTCGTGCCGGTCGCCGAAGCAATGTTTACGCTGTTTTTATAAATCAGATAAGAGGCAATTCCCTTAGCGTCATAAGAAGCCGTCCATTTGAGCGTCACCGAAGTTGCGCCTATTGCCGATGCGGTCAAATTGGTCGGCGATGTCGGAGGGGTTACGTCTTTTTTTCTGCTTGCCGCATATAAGCCCGTGTTCTGCGTAAGCAGCATAACAACAATTACAAATGAGATTAAGAATTTTATGTATTGCAACTTCCTGTTCATACGATCCCCTCTTTCCTTTTGATATCATTTTCAGTATATTTAAAATCCGGTATGGATGCAATGATTAAATCATGGTAAAAAATCAAGCATTCCCGGAATTCTATTGTAAGCAGAGTATTAGTTGTACACCGCCGTATATCTTTGCTTCAAAAACAAGTATCAAAATGAAATCTTTCTTTTCTTCTTTACAAAACACCCGGTAAGCGTATAAAATAGTAACGCAACGGGGTGTAGCGCAGTTGGTAGCGCGCCTGCTTTGGGAGCAGGATGCCGCAGGTTCGAATCCTGTCACTCCGACCATAAAATAAAGAGGTACTTTTCGGTATCTCTTTATTTTATGCCTGCAGGGAGGGTTCGAACCTTTCGAACTCCTGTCACTCCGATAAACCGCGAAGCGGGAGTTTCACACATGACTAAAAATTAAGAGGAGGGTGCCGCAAGGCATCTTTTTGCAGAAAAAGCAATAAAATGAGGTTTTTTGTATCATGGGCATACTAACGCCGTGATTGAAAGGAAATCACATGCAAACCGGATTATGAATCAAGTCGTGACAGGTGTTAATATGGAAACGTTCAGAAGAATTCCCACACATATCGGGATTATCCCAGATGGCAACAGAAGATGGGCGCAGCAGCGCGGTTATGCAAAAGGGGACGGATACGGATACGGCGTCGCCCCCGGATTTGAACTGTACCGGACGATGATTGAGTACGGCGTCAAAGAAGCCACTTTTTACGGTTTTACGAAAGATAACAATAAACGAGCCGTGGACCAGCGTGAGGCATTTACGAAGGCTTGTGTGGATGCGGTCGGGCTTTTGAGCGGAAAAGACGCAAACTTGCTCGTGGTCGGGAATACCGACTCTCCCGCATTTCCGCAAAAATTGAAACCCTATGCGAATCACCGGGTACATTTCGGGCGGGGGTTGATTGATCTCAATTTTTTTGTCAATTATGACTGGGAGTGGGATTTGAAAAATCTTGAGGAACACAAGCAGCTGGCTTCTCACGACATCTCAAGGGTCGATTTGATCATCCGGTGGGGAGGCAGGCGTCGGTTGAGCGGCTTTTTGCCGGTCCAATCGGTCTATGCCGATTTTTATACAATTGATGATTACTGGCCGGATTATCAGAAATCGCAGTTCCTGAATGCCTTGAGCTGGTATCAGGACTGCGATGTGACGCTGGGTGGATAGATGGGATATTCAATTCAGAATTAAGAA
It contains:
- a CDS encoding undecaprenyl diphosphate synthase family protein, giving the protein METFRRIPTHIGIIPDGNRRWAQQRGYAKGDGYGYGVAPGFELYRTMIEYGVKEATFYGFTKDNNKRAVDQREAFTKACVDAVGLLSGKDANLLVVGNTDSPAFPQKLKPYANHRVHFGRGLIDLNFFVNYDWEWDLKNLEEHKQLASHDISRVDLIIRWGGRRRLSGFLPVQSVYADFYTIDDYWPDYQKSQFLNALSWYQDCDVTLGG